A window of the Dermacentor variabilis isolate Ectoservices unplaced genomic scaffold, ASM5094787v1 scaffold_12, whole genome shotgun sequence genome harbors these coding sequences:
- the LOC142565936 gene encoding uncharacterized protein LOC142565936, translating into MKRFIGCLPINDSSLMEESCFNSSSDTVEKLISDVEIGLTSDFTDSESTSVPGTRAQEPPPPSPNVQSALSPETRTAARVTRKRRRTVTTATEMQGSMLDEWRMLREQLQRAQENEFELRNKHLQLQAKLAKQLLVFF; encoded by the exons ATGAAGAGGTTCATTGGGTGTTTGCCTATAAATGACTCATCCCTCATGGAGGAGAGCTGCTtcaacagcagcagtgacactGTTGAAAAG CTGATCTCTGACGTAGAAATTGGACTGACTTCAGATTTTACCGACAGTGAAAGCACATCAGTGCCAGGAACGCGGGCACAAGAGCCACCACCACCTTCACCCAACGTGCAGTCTGCTCTGAGCCCTGAAACGAGGACAGCAGCGCGTGTAACGAGGAAGCGACGGCGCACCGTCACCACAGCAACTGAAATGCAAGGTTCCATGCTTGATGAGTGGAGAATGCTGCGAGAGCAACTTCAACGGGCGCAAGAAAACGAATTCGAGCTCCGAAACAAACACCTGCAGCTGCAAGCAAAGCTCGCGAAGCAGTTGttggtttttttttaa